The stretch of DNA AATCATGTGAAATATATCGATTgattaaatcataaaaattattaaataatataagcaCATTAAATAACCAGAAGacagtttcaaaaaaaaaaaatatataaccagaagacttttttttttttttgaaagaaatataacgaagactaatataaaatatttatgattaaaaatttcatatataaaatatctacaatatttgaagtattttaaatttaaattaaaattttcttagtacttttttatttatgaaattctACATAAAAATTCTCATTCAAGCAAGTTAAATCGCAACTACTTTAAAAACACAAAcagtaaatttaaataaaaatataaaaaaataatatatgcaataatTCTCCTAACTTTTATCTACatactaatataaaatttataaaaaatattcattatataataaacaaaaaaaatacaattaaactaaaaaattatgtttCATAGTCACATCAACTGGGTAATAATTTGATATTCTCGCATTAACTGGTCGTAATTTGATCTTCTCGCGAGTCATAGCTCCGGGTCTGAGATGGCAAAATGGACCCTTCCCGAGGGCTCTCAGTGACCCAACAGCAAAATAACATTAGTAGCTATTTACTACCATCAACGTCCCAATCCTGTCGCTTTCCAGGAAGTAAGAACGAAAGAAGACGCAGGCCTTGGAACCATCAAACGACAACACCAACAAAATATTCACACTAAAACATTCTCTCATATAAAAGAATAATTCAACTATTTATAAgaacataataatataaagaaTATAATGTCATAACTCGAACTATATATTTAAAGAAGCCTAGCCGACGTTTGAAGTTACACTAAATAAACGGTAGTCGACTGTTTGATTGAAATTGTCATTGAGGCAGTACAACCCTAATTCATGAGAAAAGCCCAACTATGAGGAATCTGTGCTTTGTAACGCTAAATTAATCATACCTAAAACGACAAGAAATTTAGTAAGCATAATCAGAaggactaataataataataataataataatatcatttatTAGTGTTTCTTCTTTAATATGGAGAGCGAGAATTAGGTCCCCAAGGCATGACATCTGGTGAAAGTTGGCAGTTGATTGGAGTTGGGCTAGCCACACCATAGACAGACCCCTCATTAACGGCAACAACTCCAGTACCGACGATGGAACTCTTCACATCCTCATCtccttcttcgtcttcttccgACGGAATCTTGTAAAGGGTAGGTTTAACGAACGTAGCCGCCACAACAACTACAAGACTCGCTGCCACTACCTTCCCACCGATGATGCCTCCGAATACTTGGCCTTGACCTCCAGCAAGGCAAATTCcgaaagaagaggaagaataCGGCGGAGGCTGTGACGACAACATGGGCTTCGAGCCAGAAGTTCCCATTGCCATGGGAGAAGAAAAAGTACTCAAGAATGTGCCTGACAGCGAGAGCAGACTAAAAGGTCCTTGGAGTGAAAATACCGCCGGAGAGTGAGAAAGGGAGTGGCGGAGGGTGACGCTTGAAATAGAGCCAGATCCGCTGAGAACCGTGATGCCCATTCGGCGCTTTCGGGCGAACTGGACAATCGTGTCCACGACATCGCAACCGGCTTTAATCTCGAGAACAACGGGCTTCATAGCGAAATCGCTGTCTTTGGTTATAACGATTGGGGCCTTAGGCTTATTCTTAGAACCGGGTGGTCTTCCTCTGGGCTTCTTGGATTGCTCGACCGGTGAAGAGAAATCGCCAGCCCCTGAGAACCTCCGGGGCTTAGACGAGGTGGCTGAGCCTCCTCCTCCTGCGCCGCCAGAGAGCGTTCGAATGCTCCCGGGACTGTGGCCGGATGATTCGTCGTCGTCGGAGGTGCGAGAATGAGAGAGGTCTCCGGGTTGGGCAAGTGTCATTGTCGGATTAGCCATGTGTTTGAGGTTTGGGTTGGGAGGCTGAGTGAATAGTGAATAGTGAATTGTGTGAGTGAGGAAGTAGAGTATATAACAAAGGCCAATCCTTATGGGCCCGGCCTTAGTGGGATGGGACCCATAGAAGGTTTCCTAACATATGTCAATCAACACAAATATTCTTGGATTGTGATCCAAAGGCTTAGAAAACTCAAACTTAATTTTTTCAcattgagtaatttgcggcataaatacttaagttttatgtcgagtagcagataaatacctaagtcctatttttggcggtaaaaataccttccgtcactACTCTAGAATTTCCGTAGGTACCTCTCCGTTATGTGCCAAGTTAGTGTCCACATATCACATTGTGATTGGTCTAgatagatttatttttattttttattttaaataattatttaatattttaaaaattaattttaaaaaataaaaaaatatttttttttccttttactctctctctctctctctctctctctctctctctctctctctctctctctctctctctctctctctcgtcttcttccttccttcttcatcttcagtgctctctctctctcatcaaAATCAAAATGAAACCCTCTGCCTTCTCCCTCTCGCCCATGTCTTCTCCCTCAATAGCagcaaaaataacaaacaaactCCCTCACTACACAGACACACTTTTGAATCTAACAACTCCCTTCCACACAcaaccaaataatttttttttttttcattacacACAACCAAATAAATTTTACAGAAAAACCAACTCAAGAATCCACACAAGCCAGGTCCTTCTTCAAATCCCATAAACCAAAACCCATCATAGAAAACTTATAAGCTTACTCCATGCAAACCTTAAAACTAGTTAAAAACTAAAATCAATTCATACCCACATAACCAAAAAAACCCTAGAACCAcaatcccccccccccccacaaaaaaaaaaaaacttacatatCAGCAGATTCTTGAACCTCCTCTGCAGCAAAGAAGAAAGCATCTTTCTGCCATAGATCAAAGCTATTGGCCACCAACATCTTAAACACAACAGAAGAGAATAGAAACCCAATAAAAATTTCTCCCCAAACGTAGGCAAAAATAGACAAAAGTCGGAAACTTTTTTCACTCAATAACCGTGTTAAATTGTTTATATAACAATCAATGAATGaatcaataataacaataagcaGATCGGTATGTTGTTAGTCTTAGGAAAGGGGTTTCCTTTTTCGTTGGGTTCGGTGTCTTTCTCTCCCCTCTTTCCCTTCTGAGCCAAGCAATTAGCAAAGAAGGAAAAGGGtttgaagaaagaaagaaaaaaaaaacttcaccagagaagaaagagagaaagacgTAATAGcgattttcttcttcttcttcttctctctctggttttttttttctttttttttggttaaggcAGAGAAGGCAGGGGCGAGAGGGAGAAGACATGGGCGAGAGGGAGAAGGCAGAGGGTTTCATTTTGATTttgatgagagagagagagagcactgaagatgaagaaggaaggaagaagacgagagagagagagagagagtaaaaggaaaaaaaaatatttttttaatttttaaaatattaaataattatttaaaataaaaaataaaaataaatctatcTGGACCAATCACAATGTGCCATGTGCACACTAACTTGGCACATAACGgagaggtacctacggaagttccagagtagtgacggaaggtatttttaccgccaaaaataggacttaggtatttatctgctactcgtcataaaacttaggtatttatgccgcaaattactctttcacatttaacattttgtatgatatttgatatgccatatttaaatttattagagGAAATTGCActttataccctttttatattatcttcttttatttttaccatcttttttaaaatttatcatttttatctcttttttaaatattgtaccaattttaccTCTGTCACTtgaagatactctccatgtgacacTCTtattatgtcagggtattttaggtacaatacataaaaaaagaggtatgttttaattaaatataaaattagaggtaaatttgatcaattgattaaaaaatgtggtatttttcaacttactccAACTTATTATCCATACTCATATTTCATGTTTTTGTTTctaacttaattagttttatttttttttttaagtttattttacatttacattttaaagtttttttttttatttggagaatttacaccaaatactaatttttttttccaaacatTACATTTATAATTTGAGTTGCtgacttttttctttctttctttctcttctctctttctaattttcttttttattttttttttctctttatatatataaatatatataattagtgtacattttttgtatctcattttttacagaaattaaacttgttttttttttttatttaaactactatttgtttttttttttggttaaaaactaattattttatcaaaaacagcagaaaaaataagtttcatcaacatcatcatgaaaaaaaaacaatataaaaaatcataatctgaaatgaatacaaactttaaaaactagtttcatcaacattgaaagaaactaataatttcattaaaagaataaaaaaaatagtttttcatcaacaagataatgaaaaaaattacaatctaaaaatgatactaactttaaaaatcaattttatcaatattaaaataaactaattatttcattaaaagaggcaaaaaaaaaatagtttcatcaataacataatgaaaaatacacaatgcctaataactaaacttttacaaataatactaaatttaaaaaccagttttgaacatataaattttatatcaatacctaataaccaaacttctaacttcattctttattttggcatttaatttttatttgcttgctcaaaaaatagaattgatttaaacatatattatgtagcaaatataacaaagaaaaacagaaattaaaaccaaagtgaaaaaaaagaaacaaagaaaattaaatagacaaaaatgcaataaaaatcacaaaagaataacaaaaaaaatagtggaatgtgagaaaccagttagtaaaacaaccaaaataaaaacaaacaaataaaaaccattttcttgaaataatcaaataaaaaattgaaacttaaaactCTATTatgaacaataataaaaaaaatcagttacGAACActagttatttaaaaaaaaaaaaaaaccagttatgaaaataatatgtgtgtcagaaactgattatttaaaataaaataaaacttgttgtttaaatattatacaatataataaaactggttttatacaaactaaaaaaaatacaataatatcataaaaatagagCAACCTCATTACAGAAAAGTTAAAACCTGTGAAAACAGTTTTGacgctataaaaaatcataacaaaatataaatgttaattataaagttaactgaaaccagtttcattagacaatcaatttaaaaaaatacacacacacaaaaatacaaaaaataaatactaatcacaaatgTAATAAAAACAACACACCATGCATAccaatattaaaacaaaatataagtgtaagtttcgaatctagaaacaaaataataaaaaagtaacttaaaataaaaattttgtaataacataatgaaactattttttattcttttaatgaaattattagtttctttcactgttgatgaaactgatttttaaaatttgtattatttttagattatattttttatattttttttttcatgatgatgttgatgaaactggttttttttttctgctgcttttaatgaaataattagtttttaacaaaaaaacatagaaaaaaaaaacaaacagtagttttaataaaaaacaactttaatttcttaaaaaaaacatctacagttgagatcatttttttttatttattttagtgttttatttttcaaaaaaaaaagaaaaaaaaaataataagaaacacaaatttaaagttttttatggcattcctcatgactttttcccatatttgtaagtttttttaaaaaaatgtaatatttaaggtaattaagtttttatgccatatatatcaaaacatatcttcattttctcatatttttgtaaatagcccatttttctttcttttcatctATGCCAaatttctttctctccttcttgaacCTCACTAGGGATATCCAAGCACAAAAAGTCATTCTCACATAGGGTTCTCGTGGAATCTCAGAGAAAAATTCTATTTcttaatttctttaattttatgtttCCTTATCCCACACCAATAAGGAACACAATATCTCCATGCATGGACCATATTATAATTGATGTTATTTTTGTTAAACAAACTATATATGATCTCGCGTGAAGGAATTGATGAGAAAAATTGATGACGTTAGGGAGTACTAATGTGAAGTGCATCAATAAGTCATGTCCTTTGACATGTTTGTTTTCTCTCTTTTGTAGAGTGTTGATTTGATCAGTTGGGGttgtttgtttttgttctttgtgatggcatcaagtAGTCGTGCTATGGCAGATTTAGAACATAGATGGGATACTATTtgtcttgaagaagaagaagaaagtgaGGAGATTCTGGAGGATGTGGGAGAAGAAAGTCCTGAGTTTGATGTACGGTGGAGTCTTGCAGGGAAACAACACACAGGGAGAATATCTGATTATAAGGTTTTCCAAAATATGATGGCAGATTTATGGAAGCCAGGAAAGGGAATGACGGTGAAAATTCTCGAGCAAAATCGGTTCTTGTTTCAATTCTATCACGAGATCGATATTCAGCGAGTTCTTAATGGTAGTCCTTGGATTTTTGATCGAAAGCACTTGATTTTGAAGAGACTGAAAGCAGGGGATAATCCAAAAACGGTTGAACTCAATACCATTGACATGTAGGTTCAAATCCACGACTTACAATCTCGATTTAAGACAGAACAAGTGGTACATAAAGCTGGAAACTATATTTGTTCATTTCTTAGTTCGGATCCTAATAATGTTCAAAGCATTTGGCGTGACTATCTTCGGGTAAGAGTTTCTATTCCTCTCGACAAACCTTTAAAGAGAAGGATGAATTTAGGAACGTGACGGTGAAGCCTTTTGGGCTAATTTCAAATATGAGAAAGTCCCCACATTTTGTTTCATATGTGGTGTTATGGGACATTCCGAGAATTTCTGTGGTAAGTtatatgtgttggaaattattttaccaggatcttagatctactcacaagtatgtttattaacatcctaaatatgaactttctaaaacgataaattaaacacatataaagtttaagaaaccttacattaggtgcagcggaatataatgactccttccgttcagatatctagcccttgattcctttctgtagcagagcattatcaatatctgaacctggatctctttctctgaatctttgatgctgaaactcctttgctgatgatctttcttcacgatcttcctcactatgattgaggtatcacttgatgtgtgtgggcactactcatacactaaggaatttcgaaattctaagaaagaagagagagagtggtcagctaaagatagggagagagaaggctcagttttttctgattcagaaagtctgaagaaaagtgtaattttcatgaagccttcactatctatttatagcattccactagggttagatttgaattatatggcattaaaataatgaaaaaatcaatctaaaaagctacaaaggtggccggccatacctttaatggattgggccttgggctttgcaattttacaattttaacaccttttgtatctgattttctcaaaaatgccaatttcctaattcaatcatttaaatgccaattctaactatttaataactataaataattattaaataatattgtcatttatcatatttattaattgaaccatacaaagtatcataattaacaaatatgcccctataaactctttctttacaatttcgcccttacttagtgaaaatttcacaaatagacatagtctaatttgtgaattataattgattaatcaaaaccaattacatgagtcttacaagcaatattatctcaacttggggggggaccatgggtctatataaccgagcttccaataagtagatcaagaatttagcactaaaattcactaacttattaattcttcgttgaatccacgcatagaactcagaattgcactctcagtatatagaatgctctatatgttccaccatataggcacatcattagttatccattgttataatcctaatgtgatcaatgatcctctatatgaatgatctacactgtaaagggattaaattaccgttacaccctacaatgtatttattccttaaaacacttgaccccgtataaatgatatttcagcttatgtgaaatgagtactccaccatttatgttcgtttggtcaagctcgaaggagatcatcctttgcttactattcgccagatagaagctatagattccatgtttatgctagcgctcccactcaattgcactaccgtgttcccaaaaagtacgtatcaccctgaccaaaaggtaggcttaactaacaattcaaggaacacgaatagcctttcaagattgagcctaatcataacaggattaagatcatttgatctaggatcaactaggcgatattgacttgaatagattttacggtaagtttaattaaatctaagtcaaagttcaatatcggtcccttccgatgcatactccatgcatccaacctgagctttactttaaccaatgctctgtaaagaacataacacttctccaaatgcaagtaaactctgttgtagattatcatatcagtaaaaccctatgtctgataaatctaggaaactttattcacatagtcatgtttactttccaatgtgttgacggcacaataaacaggatcaagtatgtgaaaagggtttcagatgaatttatacattatgtacatataatcatgaaataaatcatgtgaaccatgcaacattaaatgttatttctgatctatattaataagtaaatctgattatattgaaatgagttttatttagggcataaaacccaacaaactcccacttgcactaatataaaacaaaaagtgtgtttcaaataatctcaacaccttgatatacaaatcaagtgtagtagtagtaaactcctcgtaataggatctgaaaggttgaattaaccacaacctttcctccaccattactcttcctttaatcacaaaatcattgataatgtgaaattcctctctatatgtctactctcttgggatactggattctatacctttggcaactacttttagttaatcaggaaattaacactagtagtttaaggcaatttggaatggtgccaaagatgtatagaactttccttagactgaataagtacctttcctgcagctttaacattcagtctctctctggtagacctagagacttcagataggtttttacacttctccaaaatcaatattccacccccagagtaaccaccatcttatcagaaatatttactagcacataggcaaatttcaaaatctgatatggtgtagtctaagagttttaaacacacccttatagactaacatatagttcctcttcttaatcttaaaatttacttgattgtcttccaatgttcttctcctggattaatctgataccaactcattactcccactcaacagcaggtgtctggtctaaggcatacaaaagcatatctaagacctctcactgttgatataagaaattctttcttggctttatcttttctggaatagttgaaacttttccttagataaataaaatctataccttagAAGTTGttaagcttctatagattgccattagaaagaaaatgcttcagcatcttactaaagtaagttgcttgcattagagtaagtaattaccaggtataccacaagccataggtttagataaactcaaacctataatattaggaacaggaagttttgttaagtccattgaatagacttataaacgaaatttccttttatgtccttgtaatagaaaactttaggttattccatgtgaatggattaaaccatagttctattggcttttcttcttagtttcttatcttgacaatccattacttgtttaaactcacaatggattttaatcactagtgtctcccaagtcataagaaggtgaattcctagaaattctcccactacgacaaggtaccgtgaattatgtcgaagaaaactaaatggtattatcctctttggttgtgacaagacaacagaggcagtgggatcatcatatattatataaaatgatAGAAcaattttggaatcaagaattaaatatctcctttatttgctacttgtttttcagacttagtcattttcttagaaaagtagtatttgtttgaacaaacactttcttttctATTGACtgtgggatggtccacccctaatcacttagaatagctaacaaaccatggttaacagttctagcctttcttaagattttgattaggtcatccatgaatctagtaatgatttacattaagtatacaaccattacatcattctgaaattgtattaccataggaggatttaggcaacgactagtagctaatcatcaacatgcaactcgaaatttctggggaggtaagtttggatataattcaaaaatcaaattaatgatctttgaactgcatat from Cannabis sativa cultivar Pink pepper isolate KNU-18-1 chromosome 2, ASM2916894v1, whole genome shotgun sequence encodes:
- the LOC115720932 gene encoding AT-hook motif nuclear-localized protein 23-like — encoded protein: MANPTMTLAQPGDLSHSRTSDDDESSGHSPGSIRTLSGGAGGGGSATSSKPRRFSGAGDFSSPVEQSKKPRGRPPGSKNKPKAPIVITKDSDFAMKPVVLEIKAGCDVVDTIVQFARKRRMGITVLSGSGSISSVTLRHSLSHSPAVFSLQGPFSLLSLSGTFLSTFSSPMAMGTSGSKPMLSSQPPPYSSSSFGICLAGGQGQVFGGIIGGKVVAASLVVVVAATFVKPTLYKIPSEEDEEGDEDVKSSIVGTGVVAVNEGSVYGVASPTPINCQLSPDVMPWGPNSRSPY